The Mucilaginibacter terrae region ATTTGTAAATGGATGGTGGCACCTCATGGGCTAAGTCGGGGTATACAAACAGTTTGTATTTAACCTTTATATTGTTGAGCATAGCCTGTACGTTGGCCGGCGGGGCCAGGTTATCCAACAAACCCATCCCTATAAGTGCCGGGCACTTCATCTTGTCCGAAAAGTTTTTAAGGTCAAAATAATCGAGGTTGTATAAGAGGGTGTTCAAGGCAATGCCTCTTCTGCGACCATACTCTGTAAAGCTTTTCATGGGCCACTCCTTGCTGCCTACCGATGCCCGGTAATCACAAAATACCGGGTTGTTCGATGAGCATAGTTTAACCCTTTGATCTAATGCCGCAAGTGCGATAGACAAATAGCCGCCCATACTGGCACCCGATACCAATACCTGGGTGGAATCAAGGTCTTTACGGGTTTGAATATAATCAATAGCCCGTATGCAATCCATCAGCGCCCCCTTGAAAACGTATTTATTGCGGTTCTCTACATCAGTGGTTACATAGGCTTCGGTGGTGGTATGTATCACATCCTTACTGTTGCCATGCCCGCGTACGTTGAAAGATAGTACAGCCATTTGCGGCGAACCATAAATAGGTTTTACTCCCTCGCCGCCATAGCCCGGCAAAATTACCCATACCGGGAATTTCTCTTTAGGCTTGCGGTCTTTAGGCAGGGTAAGCCAGCCACGCACGGTAATATTGCCGATGGATTTCATTTCAACCAAATAAACGTTGGTATTTTTCTTGTCCGAATCGGGTTGGGCGGTTATTTTATAGTTAGGCGCAATTTTGGCTAATTCATCTTTGGCCTTATCCCAAAAGGCATCAAAATCGGCCGGTTTGTTACTGGCACTCCGTATGCGCTTAGGGTCGATGCCTATTACACGGCGAATGGTATCATCATACTCACTGGTATTAAGCATAATGTTAACCTTATAAAACCCCGGCGATTGTGTAGGAATGCTCAAAGCATATTTACCGCTGCTCTTTTTACGCATGTTTACGCTTATGCTGCTACTACTCAATTCTTTGCCATTGGGCGAAAATATGGTATAACTAAGGCGGCCACTTTGATCGGTCTTAAGGTTATTTTTTACTTCCACCTTGTAAGCAATGCGTTCGTTATCGGTATAAATGGCTTCTTTTTTGGATGGTTTGGCATCCCATACAATCTCATCTTCCTGGGCAAAGGCAAGTGTGCTGAATAACAATAGTCCGGCAAACAGGCATCGGGATAAAAATGTAGATAGATGGGGTAGCATATAATTTTTCTTAGTTTAAAACGCCAAATTGTTCACTTCACCTGCTCAGGCTGATGAATACTTATTTAGAATTTTTTTGAAACCGATAAAGCAACATTTGTGCCTACACCAGTATTGCGGCCAAACAGAAACTGGTTTACGGTT contains the following coding sequences:
- a CDS encoding acetylxylan esterase, with the translated sequence MLPHLSTFLSRCLFAGLLLFSTLAFAQEDEIVWDAKPSKKEAIYTDNERIAYKVEVKNNLKTDQSGRLSYTIFSPNGKELSSSSISVNMRKKSSGKYALSIPTQSPGFYKVNIMLNTSEYDDTIRRVIGIDPKRIRSASNKPADFDAFWDKAKDELAKIAPNYKITAQPDSDKKNTNVYLVEMKSIGNITVRGWLTLPKDRKPKEKFPVWVILPGYGGEGVKPIYGSPQMAVLSFNVRGHGNSKDVIHTTTEAYVTTDVENRNKYVFKGALMDCIRAIDYIQTRKDLDSTQVLVSGASMGGYLSIALAALDQRVKLCSSNNPVFCDYRASVGSKEWPMKSFTEYGRRRGIALNTLLYNLDYFDLKNFSDKMKCPALIGMGLLDNLAPPANVQAMLNNIKVKYKLFVYPDLAHEVPPSIYKYLSNWTMDKFGLF